DNA from Malus sylvestris chromosome 11, drMalSylv7.2, whole genome shotgun sequence:
TTCAGCTAGGTACTACTGTTACAGGTGTCACCATGTGGTCACTGTGGATGCCGAAATCAAATGCCCTTTCTGCAAAGGCGGCTTCATCCAAGCATGCGAGGGTGTTGCCTCACTCTTACTAGCCATGTCATCCGAATCTGAGCTTTCTGAAAGTGGTTCAGATGGagaaggacttggattgtctgccctctcatTTCGGTGCCCtttccgtgccctcctgttttgtgtggtcacggttaagccacgtcaatatgttatgttgttttttttataaaaataataaaacaaaaagaaatagtaatataaaatgttgacgtggcttaaccgtgaccacacaaacaggagggcacggagaGGGCACCGAAatagaagggcagacaatccaagtccgatAGAGAAAGCTCCATTGTAATTTACCCGTCTTCGCTGGAAACAAAAATTTTCTCCTCATATTGGTTTGTCATTTTAATTTTCCGATAAACATTTAAGTAATTTTGGGTTATCAGGGTCTCTATAATTCAAATTCCAGTGGGTTAGCTACACTTGGCTTTGGTTCCCAAGATGTAAATAATGAGGTCTACGAGGAACGCCACGAGATGAGGGCATTGGTAAAAAATAACTATAATTAAATCAGCATTTATTTATCTCTGGGAAGGTTCTTTGCTTTCACATTTACAAGTAAGAATTTAATTGAAGTTCATATAACTTCTTCTGCAGGCTACATCCTCAGAGTGGATCCTGTTCCTCGCTAACCTTGCCCTCGAGATTCTGTCTGCTGCTTTTGATCGGGTTTCGTCCCCACGTAAGCCTCGCTATGCACTAATTGCTGTTGGCAATTGTGGCTGTACTTGCTTGCATCTCAGAGCTCCTTCACAATGGTATAAAGGAAAGAGTTGTATTGAGGAGTAGGGGAAAGTTATGGTGCTTTTATTATCCACCTCCAAATAACATGCTTTTTGGGACATTCCCTGAAATTTTTGGATTATGTCTTGCCATTGTTCAATGCATTTGCTCGGCAGTGCAGTATTATTACCTCTGTCTGCATGCTACTAATCCTATAAAACTGTCCCCTGTGCCTGTCGTAttctttttcggtttggttgtTTTAAAATTAGTTAAGAATCAGAGGTACACTGTCGATGACACCCTTCAGATGTTGCTTAACCAAAGAGTCAAAGACAAAGACTAGATTTGAGTGAGCAGAGAAAATGATTCTCAAACAATAAGATCGACCAGCAGAAGGTTTTCTTAGCAGGGAAGCATGCCTTGAAGTTGTCACCATTAACTTATAATTGAAAGCTCATATATAGCTTCTCTGTAGAAATAGAAGATCATTGTTCAATAGATTATCAAGTTCTTTTATGTTTAGCAGAAGGCTTTGAATTCTACAATTGTCCAATCACATCCTAGTCCTACAAAATGAGACGATTGCCATGGAGATTTTATGAAATACAAGTAATTTACTTTAGTTTATTGGTATTCATCTTCCCTTGTTAGTGGCAGATCTTAGGTTTGACTCATGAATTGTGAGTTTGATGCCAATTTATTATGCCGGCCATTGTTTGGCTTAGCCTAAACCCCCCATCCATTTAATCTAAAgtatgtatataaaaaaaatgacctTGTATCTGTAGTGTATAGAACTTTTCTTCTTCCAGAAATTTAGGAAATTCATAAATCAATTGTCTTACTGATAGTTCTACAATTGTACCACTCCAGTAAGTAAATGAAGTCTCAAATAAATATATGATATTCGGGTATTTCACATCTCTTGAGCAATAAAGCAAGAGCTCAAAATTGTTAATAAAGTCATTATGTATGCCATTCAATGGTCAAGCACCGATACCAATTCTTCTCTACCCATTTTTGTAGGCCTCAAGATCCTGACGATGTTATAACAGAAACAACATCATCTTAAAGTTTCAATTAGCCTTTAGGGCTTACAGGTTAGTCTTTAGAGTTTATATTAGATAGAAGATAGTTTTGGACCTGATCACAACATCGGCATGGAAAATATAAGCAGAGTATCCAAACTCCTATACACTCATCTAGGAAGTACTGAATCTACAGTGTCAATTATTTTAGATATCACAATCTAATGCCGCTTCTTTGTCCAAATCATTCATAATTTTCTATGATACCATATCTCTGCATCTGAGATTATGTGCAAAAGACTAATTCACACTTTATCGAATTATTTGCTGCATAAATTTGTTGGTTAAATTAAGAGCCATCCAAGTTGCAACATTGAAGAATCACTATACTTATAATTATGGATATGAAAAAATTTCTGTACTGTAAATCTAAATGTGTCAATAATGCAAAAATCTTAACAAATATAGTTTGCTGGGTCATCTGCTGATTGTTACTGTGTAATCTCTTGTGTAGGTGCTCCAGAGCTTTCAGTATAAGGAGGTTATTTTGGACATGAAATTGCAGGGTATGGTATCCACTCAATGTTGAGATATGTAATGCATATTCGTCTTGTCAACAATGCCATTACGGACTGTTTCTGCTGATGTTCGTAGGACCTGCTATATGTCTGCAGAGGAAGTATTGTAAATGGGTTGTGCTGATCTATTATTGGCTTTACTGCGATGCTTTAGCTGAATGTGTGATTCTGATTCTTTCTCTTGAACTTTTCTGGTTGTCAATGTGGAGGGATAATCAATACTGATTTTTCTATGCTTTATGATTTTATGTGTTCTTCCATTTGTTAGAGTCCACACGagacttcatcttcttttcaacTGTCTTGCCTCTGTTGAAGTTGTTAGAATAATTGGATGAATTTTATATTTGGGGGTTAAAATCTGTTGTTTTCACCTTCTGTTGGAACCCCAGTCCCACATCGGACAGAGGGAGAAGAAAATAGTGCTTTAAATAGAAATACCCCTCTCTAACTAACATCgagaccttttgtgataaaaccccacacctgaggattgtgcaggtggttaagtggggacagtatcggtgttgttagagTGGGCCCTCGACCCGTCGACCTAAAAATttccacatggtatcagagccaggagACGGGCCCGTATTGCcacgtgattgggtgggtccccattGGCCCCGCGTGATTGGGTGAGTCCCGacatggctccacgtggttgccgatgtgtggaaATTCACGTGTGACCTATAAGTGGGGTCTCACGtgcgggggagtgttggaaccccagtcccacatcggacagagggagaagaaaatagtgctttaaatagaaatacccctctctaactaacatcgaggccttttgtgataaaaccccacacctgaggattgtgcaggtggttaagtggggacaatatcgatGTTGTTAGAGTGGGCCCTCGGCCCGTCGACCTGAAAATTTCCACACCTTCTGCAGGCTAAAAGAGTGCTTTAAATAGAAATACCCCTCTCTAACTAacatcgaggccttttgtgataaaaccccacacctgaggattgtgcagttggttaagtggggacagtatcggtgttgttagagCGGGTTCTTAGAGAATATGATTGACCAGCAGAAAGTTTTCTTAGCAAGGAACAAGGaggaaaaaatcgataatatcggcgaaatatcgccgatattgtCGTTTTTTTTAAgttccgaaatttttttaactatccaacctattttcgtcaaaatatcgcgatattatcaaaaatatcgataatatcgcgatattttaaaaattatcgacaatatcgcaatattttattaaaaaaatacttaaatatgttgagaaaactCAACACATAGTTAACTTGATCATGGCCCAAAGGCCAAACAAGTTTTGGTTATCTCACCAGGGGAGTGTGAGATTTATAGGAAAAATTCATTGCTCACTTCCttgcatgggcgatgtgggactcgccCAATGGgggaaaaaatcaaaatttcggccgaaattttacacccactttaaacggtcataactttgtcaaaactcaacgaaatcaagcaagacaaaaacgaaagttgtagccctcgaagagatgaagagaatggtacctcacacgatgtCTGAATCgtagtggtttggccggaaaattcctcgaaagtcactgaggtcgctgaggtcgtcggaaactgggtaagattcaaatgagtataactttttcaatacgcaacgaaattgagtgaaacaaaaagaaaagttgtagtcctcgaagagacgaagaaaatggttcCTCACACGATGTCTGAATCgtagtggtttggccggaaaattcctcgaaagtcactgaggtcgctgaggtcgtcggaaactgggtaagattcaaatgagtataacgttttcaatacgcaacgaaattgagtgaaacaaaaaggaaagttgtagccctcgaagagacgaagagaatggtacctcacacgacgtctgactcgttgtggtttggccggaaatttccTCGAAATctactgaggtcgccggaaactgggtaagattcaaatgagtataactttttcaatacgcaacgaaattgagtgaaacaaaaaggaaagttgtagccctcgaagagacgaagagattgataccttgcacgtcagccaaaattcaattgacacactcctagcttccaaaattcaatacttttactttatatcaagttgaaaaaacataatcggcatccaaattaaagtttaatcttattcaatgtattgattttcaatcgttaattgatatactataatttggaacttcaacgcctagatgcatgcttatgtgtaagaaatttaaattgtcaaattcggcacattattcttcatcattttattcacttcccttttttttttttaatatcctaaataaaacctccaaatattgtactaattaattatatataaatgattatggtgtgtttaaacttctttcattaattactacatattttctacactcacaatgtttgccagctcgctatataatcaacttaaatcagttaaatccatcatgcaatgcatttccttccaattttttgtgataaactaatagataattgactaaataaacatcctacaaagtttcattaaaaatttccaagtttttcttacaatttccgtggtttccatgtaatttttatcgatatcgatattatcccgatatttccatcgatatttccgtgttttcggactaccgatatttccgatattaccgatattttcttccttggcaGGGAAGCATGCCTTTAAGTTGTCACCTTTAATCACATCCTAGTCCTACAAATTGAGATGACTGCCAGTCTGCCATGGAGATTTTATGAAAACCAAGTAATTTACTACAATctagtagtattcatcttcacttggtagtggaaggtcttaggttcaactCATGAATACTAGACTTGGCATTTTGGACCCGacccgacccaacccgttaatattagtatttaggtggatgcttaacgggtcggatcgctaacgggtgaacccgttaacaacccgttaaataacgggtcactttgggtcaacccgttagaccctttagcacccgttagttgatgatgctttagtaattttagtaaagtcttaacaacaaaaaataaactttatgcaaaaataataataataataattgttaacgggtgttaacgggtgaaacggatgacccgttaacttaacgggtcgggttcaacccgacccaaacccaataaacccgatcCGTTTATAGGTCTAATGAATACTAAGTTCGATGCCAATTTATTGTGGTGGCCTATTTATGACTTAGCCTTAATCCCCCAGCCATTTAATGTAAAGTTTGTATATCAATAATGACCAGTAAATCTATAATATTTAGGactcttcttcttgttctgaATTCATAAATCAATGGTCTTACTGATAGTTTTACACTAGTACCACTCTAGTCCTAAGTAAATAAAGTCCTTACTGATAGTTTACACTAGTACCACTCGTCCTAAGTAAACAAAGTCACAAAATATATACATGATATTCGGGCATGCCATACAATGGTGAAGCACCAATACCAATCCTTGTCTACCCATTTTCGTAGGCCTCAAGATCCTGACGACGTTAGAAAGAACATAGTTTATATTAGAAAGAACATAGTTTTGCACTTGATCACAACATCAACATGAAAATATGAGTACTGCATCTTAGGGTGTCAACTTTTAGCCATCACAATCTAATGCCTCTTTGTCCAAATCGACCGTAATGTTTTGTGATACCATATCTCTGCATATGCACAAAAGATTAGTTCACACCCTTTATCAATTTATTTGCTGCATAAATCTGTAGGTTTGATTTAGAAGCTATCAAAGTTGCAACATTGAAGAATCACTATGCTTATAATTATGTATAAGAGAAAATTTCTCCACTACAAATCTAAATGTGTCAATAATGCAAAAATCTTAACAAATATAGCTCGCTGGGTCATCTACTGACTGTTACTATTTTATCGCTCGTTTTCTCCCATGAATGCTTAAAACAGtgtgtggagcaaaaaataatcacaaggcgacacgtggatttttgggtgaagatgtcaaatttaccctcgaggcataccgggtctcctacacgcgagcagtggagaatcatccatcaaccaaatcaggagtacccaaaataggtaacaagttcaaatttgtctcatccatcctcattccataaccttcaaaacttTCCATACAAATtagattaatggattaattaggaattaatgcattaatcaccaaattaatcaccattttcacacaaaaccctcattccctatatataggaccctatttcttctaaaaagctaagtccacactcttgcaaaactcccacaAATTCTCTAACActttttctctttaaattctaactttggcatcggccAAAGCCTCcctattcatcgtgggcgcttgaggctcttggccttgaccaaaggtgttgattgttttgtaggtgcaattttgtccaagaaggagaaggcgaaaatttgcatccacaaattggtgttttcattgagagttgagattcacactcgtagaagactcgcGCAAAAatgttttttctctattttctctattttctagtccacttgtatttttcgtacgttcttattattagaattttttatttgccaagattctttgataaaacgtaaaagagaaatacaatggctagaaatttagaaaatttcacaagtgaaaattccaatattcatgaAATGGGACCACGGCGATCCACGAGACTAAATGTGATCTTAGGGGGAGCGGTACCACCACCACAAGgctccaccatggcaaccaccgTAGTGGCCACCACGGCAATCatccgcggcgaggtccatggctccaccaccacggcccgagccatgTCACTCCATGCCCAACGCGAGCCCAATGCGTTGCCAATCCGAgtccaagcctcgcattcgcgaGCATCACgcgccgagcagcccactctcgtggcccagttTACTCCTGCAGCCTTGCTTGCTCCCATGATTTCctaagcagcccaagtcggccccaAAATATCTCAACCATCTAGAGcaaccatcgagccgggggcattttTACCATATTTCtccacggatttgacatttcccaactcaaatctcatgCCTGGAGACTACTATACTTCCATTGCTCAAGaaggcacattccttccaagctcttccaatctaaatggcgaacaacacttgtctcgacaagtcatagagttaacgagcgcccttgcacaatagacgaccttggtgaatcaacttttgcaacgcatcgagATCCAACGTGTCCCGGAcaaggtatcccgaagtaggacaaaggCAAACGAACCTTTCAAGCAGTGTTCGGGTAAAGTACATTCACGATTAGGCCCCCGAGAAAGCGTATattcccgtcttagcgcgcggaggaacgtgcactctcgactaggcccgaTGATAAGTATACACTCATGGTTGAGGCCACACTCCGATAATCAATATGAGCAGCCTTCCAAGCGAAGCATTCATTCGCGGCTAGGCCCGCAAGGAGTGTCATTCACATCACATCGAAGCATGCAACATAGCGGACGAAAAGAAGTAGTTACTCAATCCGGCTCAATTTCAACCAGTAGCTTGTGAGTTACatgctcgcctgctaggaacataCCACACCCACCGTAgccgcggcatagacgagccgaaCATATGGAAGAACAGCTTAGACCAGCACATCACGATCAAaggcagccgagagctctgccaccccaacaaaggaaaattcaagAGAGTGTAGAAAGGTTCATGACTAAGCGATTGTGCAATTTCTCACGCCAACCAAGCCTAAAAAAAGGCACAAGACGAAACACTTAATGATGGTGCAATAATTCAATGAGCAACTCACTGCGCTTACACTCTTACGTGGGTTCCACAAGCAGTTTGAAGTCTCAAGCAGTTCGCCAAACACGACCTCGTAGCCTGAGGATTATTTCAGTTGTCCAGCAGTCCAGCTTTCCTTAGCCGCACTCATGACAACGActtccatgctctccagtgcgagagggtaaaccaattccccgacacccaaaagggtctgctctccagtgcgagaggttaaactaattgctctccagtgcgatagggtaaaccaatttcccgacacccaaaagggtttgctctccagtgcgagatgttaaactaattgctctccagtgggAGAGGGTGAAccaattgctctccagtgctagagggtaaactaatcactctctagtgcgagagggtaaactaatttccCGACACCCACCTAGGTAAGATCTCTAGTGCGAGAAGGTCACATAGCTtaaaagatcgaatgcttgaagatcaactaggCAGCAACCACTTTTGCACTTAATAGTTCGTTTATCCAACACTTCATCTTTGGCAGCTACGATCTTGACAGCTTTATCATTGACTGCTCCATCTACGGCAGcaaagaaatcaaactcaagtagTTTTCCTCATTTTGGGCAAGTAGCCCAGACGTGGCAGCCCAAACCGTTGCCCATGCCGAGCCAACCCTTGGCTTCAATCAAGCCGAGCAGCGCAAGCAATGACCCCTGTCAACCACTTCCTTGGCCGATGTCAAACCGACTCCTGGCCCTTGCCAGCCAACGTGCCGCATCACCTCGACGACTGCCCCGTGGCAGCACCACCCAGGAAGAAGACAAGAAGAATTAAGTTTTTCTTGCATCGGTGCGACccagagaagacgaagaaagcaacgaaagacaatcatttgcacgggcaagatgtaaaagattgctaaatgagggggaacaaatatcctctaagctctctctctcttgtagggtagaataaatcactctccaaagttgatttaataacccacttaaggtggacttaaataggctttgagataaatttatttccctttcttagaagaatctaatttcatattaaagagggaatctacatcaaaacaggaagcagtcctaagtttcctagagcaagaagatctctacacctactGCCCTTGCCTACAAGCAGCCCAGCAGGTGTggaggcatttgtggagcaaaaaataatcacaaggcaacatgtggatttttgggtgaaaatatCAAATTTACCCTCGAGAcataccgggtctcctacacgcgagcagtggagaatcatccatcaaccaaatcaggagtacccaaaataggtaacaagttcaaatttgtctcatccatcctcattccataaccttcaaaactttccatacaaattatattaattaggctaattaatggattaattcctaattaatccattaatcaccaaattaatcACCATTTTCACACAAAACCCTCCTCATTCCCTATATATAGGACcttatttcttctaaaaagctaaatccatactcttgcaaaactctcaaaaattctctaaacactttttctctttaaattctaactttggcatcggaggttcttcggccaaagcccccctattcatcgtgggcgcgtgaggctcttggccttgaccaaaggtgttgattgttttgtaggtgcaattttgtccaagaaggagaaggcgaaaatttgcatccacacagtGTACATACACTCCAAATATAAAAATTGGGTACTTTTGACACAAATTAAGCTTTAGATCTTTTGAGTACACATTCTTATGTCTTAGTAACACattttatgtgtttatttgctaAGTTTCAAAGGGTGTCAAACGCACACTCTTATCCCATGAATACCAAGAACAATGCAAATacactaaaaattgaaaaacggTGTACTTTTGACAACAATTAAGCTTTTGATATTTTGAGTACACATCACCCGCCTAACTTGCCCATACCCACCAAGGTTGATCTCACTTagacataaaataaataactttcattttgtattttatttttttcagtaAATTGTCAGAAACTTGTTGACTACTTAaagaacacacattatatacttgttctccgtgttttcattatgttccaatactacatgatatatatgtaattctattttgtagtttataatgaaattatatatattagtataaacagacacttatttacacgaaatataatagatttagtTAAATTCATCTAGGCCCACCTAGGCACTAGGCCCCAGCCCGTTGTCCGACTAGCGTCTTGCGTGTTTTAGAACCTTAGTAGTAAcgttcagtttcagaaatagtgtagtaatgtttagtttcagaaataatgtgtgtttcttattattatttttttttattatattaaaacttttgtaatttttattaaaatttaaattattttcattaagaTTATTATATTAAACAGTAACTGAATGTTTGAAAATAAGAAAGTAGCAGAATAACCATGTACGGATCATCCATTGTGACACACATTATCTATCGGTAGAAAAGGACAGGGCTCAGACAAAATTTAGATTAAACTATGAATTTagaaaactaactaaacaaataaacaaagaaaaaagccACATCCTGGGGTTTTCGCAAAGGGCCCCACTCGTCACCAACTCGGGGCTTTCCTGTATCTCTCTAGTATATTTTCGCACTCGTCATCAACTCGGGGCTCTCATGTATCTCTCTAGTATATTTTTCCACTCGTCACCAACTCCGGGATCCTTTTCCTAGGGATCTCGGGAATTCCGTAATCGGGACAATTCATTATATATTGtacggttagaaattatttaaaaatttaaaattaaatataaatagtaccaaaCAAAAATTGACCACATGATGTGCGATGAATAGTTCCGATCACGGGACCTCCAGGAAAAAGATCCGAGAATCTTTTTCCCTCCCATGTATCTCTCTAGTATATTTTCGCAAAGGGCCCCACTCGTCACCAACTCTGGGCTCTCATGTATCTCTCTAGTATATTTTCGCACTCGTCACCAACTTTGGGCTCTCATGCATGTCTAGTATAAATACAGCCCAAAGAATCCTGTAAAGGCATTAATTGACAGCATCAACAGCTGAAGAAGGAAATGGAGATGGAGATGGAAAGCCATCTAAAAGACAGCAATGTTGGTGTTGGTGTCGTCGTTGGAGGAGTAGCGACGCCCACTGAGACTGCCAATCACGAGCTTGCTGCTCAGGTCCTCTCTTTCTCTAATTATTGATTTTCAAGGATTGAATTGTATTTCACTCATAAGTTCTTTTACAATTGTACAACCATATATAAGAGGAATAACCTCATGCTTTACACTAGGCTtaggaaataaataaataacatccCCTTGAATTAAGGGATGTTGACAACCGGAGCTAGGCTtaggaaataaataaataatagccCCTTGAATTAAGGGATGTTGACACCCTTGAATTAAGGAAGTTGTCTAACTTAGGAAAGATAAATAACATCCCCTTGAATTAAGGAAGTTGTCTAACTTAGGAAATATAAATAACATCCCCTTGAATTAAGGGATGTTGACAACCGGACTGACTTCCAATACTCCCCCTTAAGCTGGATCTAGAAGGTTTATGGATCCAAGCTTGGACAGAAGCTGTTGAAACTGATGAGAAGCCAAGGGCTTGGTGAAAATGTCGGCCAATTGGTCGAAGCTTCGTGTATACCGTGTCTGAATTACCTGCGATTGCACCTGTTCCCGAACGAAATGACAGTCAACCTCAATGTGTTTCGTTCTCTCGTGAAACACGGGGTTAGATGCTATATGCATGGTTGCCTGATTGTCACAGAATAAAGACATAGGAAGAGTTGCAGGAAACCCTAAATCACACAGAAGACCCTTGAGCCAGATCAACTCACAAGCAATGGAAGCCATTGCACGGTACTCAGCTTCGGCACTGGATCTGGCGATAACAGTTTGCTTTTTACTTTTCTAGGTGACCAAGTTTCCACCGACAAATGTACAGTATCCAAAGGTGGACTTACGATCGATTGCGTTGCCTGCCCAATCAACATCACAATACCCTACGACTTGGGTGTTGTCATTCTTTCGCATGATGATACCACGACCCACTGAACCTTTTAAGTAGCGTAAGATCCGTTTAACCAGAGTCAAATGTTCAAGAGTCGGGGAGTGCATGAATTGGCTCACAAGACTTACAGAATAGGTGATGTCTGGTCTAGTGATTGTGAGGTAGATCAATTTTCCAACCAATCGCTGATAATGGGTGATATCAGTGAGTGGCTTGCCCTTCAAGCTAGGTTTTTGCTTATTGTCAAGAGGAGTGGTGGCTGGTTTAGCATCGCTCATGTTAGCATCCTTGAGCAAATCCAAGGCATACTTTCTTTGGTTAAGAAACAGTCCCTTGTGTGAGGTTGCCACTTCTATACCAAGAAAGTACTTCAATATCCCAAGGTCTTTGATTGCAAATCTTTGTTTGAGAGACTGTTTGAGAATGGAGATCTCGTCAGTATTATCACCCATAATTAGcagatcatcaacataaatcagCACAACCAATGTGCCCACAACTTTTGTGCGAACAAATAGGGAGGAATTGGCGTTGCTGCTTTTG
Protein-coding regions in this window:
- the LOC126590373 gene encoding uncharacterized protein LOC126590373; the encoded protein is MGKDSNVGLVVGGVVTSTDTANHELAAQASLKLRIAALIFKAAYQFMEAKDSWEMNETNRTEEAISARYYCYRCHHVVTVDAEIKCPFCKGGFIQACEGVASLLLAMSSESELSESGSDGEGLGLSALSFRCPFRALLFCVGLYNSNSSGLATLGFGSQDVNNEVYEERHEMRALATSSEWILFLANLALEILSAAFDRVSSPRKPRYALIAVGNCGCTCLHLRAPSQWYKGKSCIEE